From the genome of Ignavibacteriales bacterium, one region includes:
- a CDS encoding PilT/PilU family type 4a pilus ATPase, with translation MIADAKQILTAFTTKIPTTVLGPERVRYIIEHINELQVEHKMQLLNLINNILGTMIDRQASDIEIGGYGAQNFVWMRIFGKKERASDLPQFSEDEASTLIIALLNKTQCEMLLSERNLDFSYSFKYDKVQAVVRFRADAYFDLDSVALNMRYIQARIRPIESLDFHPFAIKMMSHNYIKFGLSLITGITGSGKSATLDAIIDYHNDSDPCHIVVIASPVEFVHKSRVSIIKHREVGRDVISFKEGVIQSLRQDPDIIVIGEMRDPETILSALEVTDTGHKVFSTLHTSSATESIDRIVAEIHPNEQERVRNRLADVLISVVSQKLVPSLDGKRVLAKEVLIVTPSVKAAIKNNNTSEIYMMINQGAPQGMITMEQDLLRLYAERKISKENAVSYANNKTRILQLMKG, from the coding sequence ATGATTGCAGACGCAAAACAAATCCTCACAGCATTTACCACAAAAATTCCTACAACTGTCCTAGGTCCGGAACGTGTTCGATATATTATTGAGCATATAAACGAACTTCAAGTTGAACATAAAATGCAGTTGCTTAACTTGATTAATAATATACTGGGAACAATGATTGACCGTCAAGCATCCGATATCGAAATCGGCGGATACGGAGCACAAAATTTTGTATGGATGAGGATCTTTGGCAAAAAAGAACGTGCTAGCGATCTTCCCCAGTTTTCAGAAGATGAAGCTTCGACACTAATCATTGCGCTATTGAACAAAACCCAATGCGAAATGCTTCTGTCTGAAAGAAATTTGGATTTTAGCTATTCTTTCAAGTATGATAAAGTGCAAGCAGTAGTTCGTTTTCGTGCCGATGCTTATTTTGATCTTGATAGTGTGGCTTTAAATATGCGTTATATTCAAGCCAGAATTCGTCCTATCGAATCTCTCGATTTTCACCCGTTCGCAATTAAAATGATGAGCCACAATTATATAAAATTTGGGCTATCATTAATAACCGGAATTACGGGTTCCGGTAAATCGGCAACACTTGATGCGATTATAGATTATCATAACGATTCTGACCCATGTCATATAGTTGTTATTGCTTCTCCGGTTGAGTTTGTCCATAAATCCCGAGTCTCAATTATTAAACATCGCGAAGTTGGAAGAGATGTAATATCATTCAAAGAGGGAGTAATACAATCATTGCGACAAGACCCGGACATAATTGTAATTGGAGAAATGCGTGATCCGGAGACAATTTTATCAGCTCTGGAGGTTACAGACACTGGTCATAAAGTTTTTTCAACACTTCATACCTCTTCGGCGACTGAATCAATTGATAGAATAGTTGCAGAAATACATCCAAATGAGCAGGAAAGAGTGAGAAATAGACTAGCGGATGTCTTAATATCGGTCGTTTCTCAAAAATTGGTGCCGAGTTTAGATGGCAAACGTGTGCTTGCAAAAGAGGTTCTAATAGTTACTCCTTCTGTTAAAGCGGCAATAAAGAACAATAATACGAGTGAAATTTACATGATGATCAATCAAGGCGCCCCTCAAGGCATGATTACGATGGAACAAGATTTGCTACGTTTGTATGCAGAAAGAAAGATTTCTAAGGAAAATGCCGTGTCTTACGCTAATAATAAGACCAGAATCTTGCAATTGATGAAAGGATAA
- a CDS encoding GspE/PulE family protein, giving the protein MIDAQLEMTDKIGYLLLKKGIIDHSILEQSLKIKDADQTKLKRNLAQILVDEFKFDHDIIFREVAVLYAFKELNVRPEELSDERIAEIKNLMTRQGDDVKKMLLTHRVIPFKYDDKIKDKLILAAVDPTDRNLAKVAYTLNVKKYEINYLRKRDYDKLVSILAPTENEYLRMIQEAGEEIQVVQDEASVNEEELDAEINKSALVNLVEAALVEGTRKGVSDIHLIPKSGNKTEIHFRLDGKLMLWHTQEGTLPEAVMAVVKDRSKGLDRFERERAQDGFIQREIDGHIIRYRVSVLPMVGTELKNKFESIVIRILDDRKVIRDLGKLGLTGYAHTAFAKAINLPQGMIILTGPTGSGKSTTLVAALYQVITPEKNILTVEDPVEYVIEGARQLKIGYKMNFEQAIRSILRHDPDIVLVGEMRDKETAETAIKLANTGHLTFSTLHTNDAPSAVARLFKMGVEPFLIAYAINIIVAQRLIRKLCENCKKKVANLEEHILPSGLDIKEWTGYEIFEAGSCERCNHTGYKGRMAIHEALYFTKEIRKAIVSSGEDVDEEAIRNQARLDGTMSLRDSGFEKVKLGLTSIQEVIGATMED; this is encoded by the coding sequence ATGATAGATGCTCAGCTTGAGATGACTGATAAGATTGGTTACCTTCTCTTAAAGAAAGGAATAATTGATCACTCCATATTAGAACAATCACTCAAAATTAAAGACGCGGATCAAACAAAGCTGAAGAGAAACCTTGCTCAGATCCTGGTTGATGAATTCAAATTTGATCACGATATTATTTTTAGAGAAGTAGCGGTACTATATGCTTTTAAAGAACTTAATGTTCGTCCGGAAGAACTTTCGGATGAACGTATAGCAGAAATAAAAAACTTGATGACGCGTCAGGGTGATGATGTAAAAAAAATGCTTCTTACACACAGGGTAATTCCATTCAAATATGACGATAAAATTAAAGATAAGTTAATTCTAGCAGCCGTGGACCCCACAGACAGAAATCTTGCTAAAGTTGCCTATACACTAAACGTAAAAAAATATGAAATAAATTATCTTCGAAAACGAGATTACGATAAACTTGTTTCAATTCTGGCCCCAACCGAAAATGAATATTTAAGAATGATTCAGGAAGCGGGGGAAGAGATTCAAGTGGTTCAGGATGAAGCCTCGGTTAATGAAGAAGAACTTGATGCTGAAATTAATAAAAGCGCACTTGTTAACCTTGTTGAAGCAGCATTGGTTGAGGGAACCCGTAAAGGAGTCAGCGATATTCATTTAATTCCCAAATCAGGCAATAAAACTGAAATTCATTTTCGTCTTGATGGAAAATTAATGCTTTGGCATACTCAAGAAGGAACCTTGCCGGAAGCTGTTATGGCTGTTGTAAAAGATCGGTCCAAAGGTCTTGACCGATTTGAACGGGAACGAGCTCAAGACGGTTTTATTCAGCGCGAAATAGATGGACATATAATTCGTTACAGAGTTTCTGTATTACCAATGGTCGGAACAGAATTAAAAAACAAATTTGAGAGCATTGTAATAAGAATTCTTGACGATCGAAAAGTAATACGTGATTTAGGCAAACTTGGTCTTACCGGTTATGCGCACACTGCTTTTGCTAAAGCAATCAATCTACCTCAAGGAATGATTATTTTGACCGGCCCAACTGGAAGCGGAAAATCAACCACTCTTGTTGCCGCGTTATATCAAGTTATTACACCTGAAAAAAATATTCTTACGGTTGAAGATCCGGTTGAATATGTTATTGAAGGCGCCAGACAGTTAAAGATCGGTTATAAAATGAATTTTGAACAAGCAATCAGATCAATTCTTCGTCACGATCCAGACATTGTTCTGGTTGGTGAAATGCGCGATAAAGAAACAGCTGAGACAGCTATAAAGCTTGCAAACACCGGACATTTAACATTTTCAACATTGCACACTAACGATGCGCCAAGCGCAGTTGCACGTTTATTTAAAATGGGAGTAGAACCGTTTTTAATTGCTTACGCGATTAATATTATTGTGGCACAACGTCTCATAAGAAAACTATGTGAAAACTGTAAGAAGAAAGTTGCAAACCTAGAAGAACACATTCTTCCTTCCGGTCTAGATATTAAAGAATGGACCGGTTACGAAATTTTCGAAGCGGGTAGTTGCGAGAGATGTAATCACACGGGATATAAAGGTAGAATGGCAATTCATGAAGCGCTCTATTTCACAAAAGAAATTAGAAAGGCGATTGTTAGTTCTGGAGAAGATGTTGATGAAGAAGCTATTAGAAATCAAGCCAGACTAGATGGAACAATGAGTTTGAGAGATTCCGGCTTTGAAAAAGTTAAACTTGGCTTAACTTCAATTCAGGAAGTGATCGGCGCGACAATGGAAGACTAA